The stretch of DNA TATTCGCGCCCCTTCTTTGCAAATACCGTGTCATCACAGCGAGAGGGTCATCTAACGGGACCGTGAACGAAAACGTCGTTCCTTGTCCCAATTGGCTCTCGACTGAAATATCGCCGAAATTCAGATCCACTAGTTCTTTGGCAATACTCAGGCCCAAGCCAAAACCTTTTGCGTTCCCTTTGGGTTGCGTGTTTAGCTGTTGAAAACGCTTGAATAGTAGAGCTAATCCATCGTCGTCAATTCCGGGGCCGTTATCAGTCACGTCAATCATGAGTTCAGAACGAGCAGCGTCTTGGTGTGCCTCGATACGAACCGAGCCGGGGTCGCCGCAAAATTTCATGGCGTTGGTGACCAAATTGATGATCACACGCCCCACCTTTTCGGCATCACAATAGACAGCAGGCAACATTTCATCGACGTCGACGTCAAATGCAATTCCTTTCACCGCCGCCTTGCGGGCGAGGGGAGGGCAGACCGACGTCACGATTTTGGCAAGGTTGCAGGGCCGCCGCCACGCGCCAATCAGTCCTGATTCAAGCTTACTGACGTCGAGCATGTCATCGACCATGTTGTTCAAGTCGTCGGCGCGTACTCCCGCGATGTCGAGCATTCGACCTTGCTCTTCATTGATTTCCCCGGCAAGTCCTTCGCGAACCAATGAGACGTAGTCTTTGATCACAGTCAGCGGAGTGCGAAACTCATGGGAGACGTTATCCACAAACTGGTGTGCCGTTTTGTACAACTTTCGAAGTCGAGCATTCTTTTTATTCAGCAAAGATTTTTGCTCAGTCAGTAACTGATGACTCGATTCGATTCTCGCCAATAACTTTTGGTTTTCGACAATGCTTTCCTGTCGCTGAATCGCATGATGAATTGCACGCTCCAACGTATGAGGTGTTGCTTCATCCTTGATCAGATAGTCCTGCGCGCCAACCGTCAGCGATGACAGCTCCACTTGCTCGTCATCAAGCGTTGTTAGAACCAGAATCGGGACATGCTGGTTCTGGGTGCGGATGCGTTTCACAGTTTCTAATCCGAAACTGTCAGGCAATGAGAGGTCAGTCAACACGACATCGCAGGACATTTCTGAAAGGCGCCTCAATCCCGCATTGAGAGATTGCTCCCAGACTAATTCTGTCGAACGGCGGCAGCGCTTCAGGCTGCGCTTGATCAACTGATAATCCGTTGCATCATCTTCGATGAGTAGGACGCCTAGGTGGTCTTCCATCTCTGTGCTCCGTTTTAGGTGCGATTGGAATTCGCCATAGCTCCGTGCAACTTTCGCAAAGGAACGTGTTTTAGAATTTCGTTTAGCAGCGATTGATAATGCACCGGCTTGTACAGTATGCAAGCAGCGCCTAACTGTCGAAGTTGGCTCGCCAACGACTCGTCGCGTTGCCCTGTAAGCACCAAGACGGGGATGTCAGCTGTCTGTTGCTCGCTCTTGACGCTTTGTAGCACTAGCTGACCATCACCATTGGGCATCGCGATATCGGTGATGATGACATCGGGAGTATTCTGAGCAGCGTCCCAAGCCCCAAAATGTCCGCCATAGTCGCGAATGACGTTCACGTCATAATTGGCAAGTACCATTTCCAAACACAGGGTGATGTCGGGATCGTCGTCAATGATCAATACGGTATGCTGCGTATTATAATTGGCGATTAATGTGTCCGCGCGATCGCAGAATGGCTTCATGCTCATGCTCATGCTCCGTGATATCAATTTTAATGTGATTCACTATTCAGCAAGCAAAATGGTGGATGTCTTAGGCGAGTGGCATTTCTCGTAGCGCAATAATGAAGGAGACCGTTTGTGGTCAACTTATCAGCGCGCGTTGAAGGCTAAAGGCGTGAGGCCGCGTGATCTTGCGAACACGAGTGCGACCAGTAGGAGGTAGGTTGACACCGGATGGTGACATTGGTGTGTGTACAGCGGGATGAAAACTATAGGTCACCTTGGTGACTGACCGAGTCAAAATCGTTT from Symmachiella dynata encodes:
- a CDS encoding hybrid sensor histidine kinase/response regulator produces the protein MEDHLGVLLIEDDATDYQLIKRSLKRCRRSTELVWEQSLNAGLRRLSEMSCDVVLTDLSLPDSFGLETVKRIRTQNQHVPILVLTTLDDEQVELSSLTVGAQDYLIKDEATPHTLERAIHHAIQRQESIVENQKLLARIESSHQLLTEQKSLLNKKNARLRKLYKTAHQFVDNVSHEFRTPLTVIKDYVSLVREGLAGEINEEQGRMLDIAGVRADDLNNMVDDMLDVSKLESGLIGAWRRPCNLAKIVTSVCPPLARKAAVKGIAFDVDVDEMLPAVYCDAEKVGRVIINLVTNAMKFCGDPGSVRIEAHQDAARSELMIDVTDNGPGIDDDGLALLFKRFQQLNTQPKGNAKGFGLGLSIAKELVDLNFGDISVESQLGQGTTFSFTVPLDDPLAVMTRYLQRRGANTTGESFFTLISAQIIDEDSNSAVSDVDAFFNYLLRRDDLLFRAGPQRWLFALPMRRSETVEFLKRVDDELQKTNRNRPFGPLPKFQMQVEGTWDVAFTPEVILDAFRQLIELQPACE
- a CDS encoding response regulator, producing the protein MSMKPFCDRADTLIANYNTQHTVLIIDDDPDITLCLEMVLANYDVNVIRDYGGHFGAWDAAQNTPDVIITDIAMPNGDGQLVLQSVKSEQQTADIPVLVLTGQRDESLASQLRQLGAACILYKPVHYQSLLNEILKHVPLRKLHGAMANSNRT